One window of Diabrotica undecimpunctata isolate CICGRU chromosome 8, icDiaUnde3, whole genome shotgun sequence genomic DNA carries:
- the LOC140448523 gene encoding cilia- and flagella-associated protein 157 has product MAKGKGKKGKKAKKQVEIDPNALTEVDKTFYELTITDLNRKLARLRSQNQELEQKNEELVQEKEKLDEDRNDIIMYLKRTLQEKTNEIAELEERITAMKQEQEDTTQMYEEKIIEMTNEYNTMHDQLTSENKLLEGKLNSLEEFRSQRDELMKKFETQENDMEAQEKRHKREMYEIERKFIIAKDRLKKDMEAKLRQLSTEFHDATELRIAATTHRVIRENIAVNNELDVLLNNQQKLFNENVKLKDKDSNLHRQVELLETEKTKALAKVRVQVKLIDRLSDDNEFLISQRDHYKKYETKYLECCRQVKDLTEKLTCSEHDKRILEQNLHHVRCDRTAIQTDYLYLQEENERLNEIMIEAVSCIKEALIVRIESDISFKASKRDNLLNSLLTLLNKARDHKIRCPSLETVSLFEATYARGDLGFVPKPVELRSAVPVRRNMDTQTGASFEEYIATGYIAKTKMMYSEIEDEEDIVEQSEGELREEEGQHESVLYFDDQEMPGEESSDEDGPNLYDLIPEEEPVKDEQTTDVEQVQSPKEDEPGSEELITNSESKTEQ; this is encoded by the exons ATCGCAAAATCAAGAACTAGAACAGAAAAATGAAGAACtggtacaagaaaaagaaaaactggaCGAAGACAGGAACGATATCATCATGTATCTTAAAAGAACTTTACAAGAGAAAACAAATGAAATAGCTGAATTAGAGGAACGAATAACTGCCATGAAACAGGAACAAGAAGATACAACCCAAATGTACGAGGAAAAAATTATCGAAATGACGAATGAATATAACACAATGCATGATCAGTTAACTTCTGAAAATAAACTGTTGGAag GGAAATTAAATTCCCTGGAGGAATTCCGTTCTCAACGCGACGAACTGATGAAAAAATTCGAAACTCAGGAAAACGACATGGAAGCGCAAGAAAAACGTCACAAGAGGGAAATGTACGAAATAGAAAGAAAATTCATCATTGCCAAAGATCGATTGAAGAAAGATATGGAAGCCAAACTCCGTCAACTATCCACAGAATTCCACGATGCTACAGAGTTAAGAATAGCTGCTACAACACACCGAGTAATTCGAGAGAATATTGCTGTTAATAATGAACTGGATGTCCTGTTGAACAACCAGCAGAAACTGTTTAATGAAAACGTGAAGCTTAAAGATAAAGATTCTAATTTACATCGTCAAGTTGAACTGCTTGAGACAGAAAAGACTAAAGCTTTAGCAAAAGTAAGAGTACAagtaaaattaatagacaggTTATCAGACGACAATGAATTTTTAATAAGTCAACGTGACCactacaaaaaatatgaaacaaaatatttagaatgtTGTAGACAAGTTAAAGATCTTACAGAAAAATTAACATGTTCCGAACACGATAAAAGAATCTTGGAACAAAACCTTCACCATGTTAGATGCGATAGAACTGCTATACAAACAGACTACTTGTATTTACAAGAAGAAAATGAAAGACTTAACGAAATAATGATAGAGGCAGTTAGTTGTATCAAGGAAGCTTTAATTGTTAGAATTGAAAGTGATATATCATTTAAAGCTTCCAAACGCGACAATTTACTTAACTCTCTGTTGACTTTATTAAACAAAGCTAGAGACCATAAAATACGTTGTCCCTCATTGGAAACTGTTTCATTATTTGAAGCTACATATGCTAGAGGAGACCTAGGTTTTGTACCAAAACCAGTAGAGCTGCGATCAGCAGTTCCCGTTAGAAGAAATATGGATACTCAAACAGGAGCTAGCTTTGAAGAATACATAGCTACAGGCTACATTGCTAAGACTAAGATGATGTACTCGGAAATTGAAGATGAAGAAGATATAGTTGAACAAAGTGAAGGAGAACTTCGCGAAGAAGAAGGTCAACATGAAAGTGTTTTGTATTTTGACGATCAAGAAATGCCAGGAGAAGAATCCTCTGATGAGGATGGGCCTAATTTATATGATTTAATTCCTGAGGAAGAACCGGTCAAAGACGAACAAACTACTGATGTAGAGCAAGTTCAATCTCCAAAAGAAGATGAACCTGGTTCCGAAGAATTGATTACAAATAGTGAATCAAAAACAGAGCAGTAa